One stretch of Passer domesticus isolate bPasDom1 chromosome 2, bPasDom1.hap1, whole genome shotgun sequence DNA includes these proteins:
- the ARRB1 gene encoding beta-arrestin-1 isoform X2: MGDKGTRVFKKASPNGKLTVYLGKRDFVDHIDVVDPVDGVVLVDPEYLKERKVFVTLTCAFRYGREDLDVLGLTFRKDLFVANSQAFPPVPEDKKPLTRLQERLIKKLGEHAYPFTFEIPPNLPCSVTLQPGPEDTGKACGVDYEVKAFCAENLEEKIHKRNSVRLVIRKVQYAPERPGPQPMAETTRQFLMSDKPLHLEASLDKEIYYHGEPISVNVHVTNNTNKTVKKIKISVRQYADICLFNTAQYKCPVAVEDADDMVAPSSTFCKVYTLTPFLANNREKRGLALDGKLKHEDTNLASSTLLRDGANKEILGIIVSYKVKVKLVVSRGGDVAVELPFTLMHPKPREEPVHRDIPENEAPIDTNLIELDTNDDDIVFEDFARQRLKGMKDDKEDEEERTNSPQLNDR; this comes from the exons ATGGGAGACAAAGGCACCCG GGTGTTTAAGAAAGCCAGTCCTAACGGGAAG CTCACTGTCTACCTTGGGAAGAGGGATTTTGTGGACCACATCGACGTGGTGGACCCCGTGG ATGGAGTAGTGCTGGTGGATCCTGAATACCTGAAGGAGAGAAAAG TCTTTGTGACGCTGACCTGCGCTTTCCGCTATGGCCGTGAGGACCTGGACGTTCTGGGGCTGACCTTCCGCAAGGACCTGTTTGTGGCCAACTCCCAGGCCTTCCCCCCGGTCCCCGAGGACAAAAAGCCCCTGACACGGCTGCAGGAGCGGCTCATCAAGAAGCTGGGCGAGCATGCCTACCCCTTCACCTTCGAG ATTCCCCCCAACTTGCCTTGCTCCGTCACACTGCAGCCAGGCCCAGAGGACACAGGGAAG GCCTGTGGAGTGGACTACGAGGTTAAAGCTTTCTGTGCTGAGAACCTGGAGGAGAAGATCCACAAGAG GAACTCGGTGCGCCTGGTGATCCGTAAGGTCCAGTATGCACCAGAGAGACCCGGcccccagcccatggcagagaCCACCCGGCAGTTCCTCATGTCAGACAAGCCACTGCACCTTGAGGCATCCCTGGACAAGGAG ATATACTACCACGGGGAGCCCATCAGTGTCAACGTGCATGTCACCAACAACACCAACAAGACCGTGAAGAAAATCAAGATCTCAG TGCGCCAGTATGCTGACATCTGCCTCTTCAACACGGCCCAGTACAAGTGCCCAGTGGCTGTGGAGGATGCTGA TGATATGGTGGCCCCGAGCTCGACGTTCTGCAAAGTCTACACCCTGACTCCCTTCCTTGCCAACAACCGGGAGAAGCGGGGGCTGGCGCTGGATGGGAAGCTCAAGCACGAGGACACCAACCTGGCCTCCAGCACACT ATTAAGAGATGGAGCCAACAAGGAGATCCTGGGCATCATTGTCTCCTACAAGGTGAAGGTGAAGCTGGTGGTGTCACGAGGAGG CGACGTTGCAGTGGAGCTGCCCTTCACGCTGATGCATCCCAAACCCAGGGAGGAACCAGTACACCGGGACA TTCCAGAGAATGAAGCACCCATAGATACAAATCTGATAGAGCTTGATACAAA CGATGATGACATTGTGTTTGAAGACTTCGCCCGCCAGCGACTGAAAGGCATGAAGGATGacaaggaggatgaggaggagcggACAAATTCCCCACAGCTCAACGACAGATAA
- the WDR73 gene encoding WD repeat-containing protein 73 isoform X1 translates to MEAADEWLLQSLRLYRDLHTFELQAPTRLIEWARGDRVCVAGYGQSDGNEILQLIPPPTLLTKETQGLCPERDFKVECGGFSERPVYSLKYVPDTSLLVTSGPPDSSLQVWQVSAEDSDVIKSVNTIATEHGTGQSWAKIATISARAPWVLHGSRLDRVQITEVESRKNVYTAGIQASRGSEELSSLAFLDCSTLLLCCATGRLCLADTRQPQGVTEAVPVPSAPCAERWCMATRHGAQGLEPSSQPVARLSSGGLLTLTDLRKTSEVLASAKARVPSPGSGAEFLCVSWAPALEGYLAISGFDGTVHVYDTQSWDSSGREAEPIFVHKGHTFGGAGGSRDPPLVTVHTWHLQKPRTLLSAASDGSLHVWDWVQPCGKCG, encoded by the exons ATGGAGGCGGCGGACGAGTGGCTGCTGCAGTCGCTGCGGCT GTACCGCGACCTGCACACCTTCGAGCTCCAGGCGCCCACCCGCCTCATCGAATGGGCCCGCGGGGACC GTGTCTGTGTGGCCGGGTATGGACAGTCTGATGGGAACGAGATCCTGCAGCTGATCCCACCGCCAACGCTGCTGACAAAGGAGACCCAG GGCCTGTGTCCAGAGAGAGATTTCAAGGTAGAATGTGGTGGATTTTCAGAGCGCCCAGTGTACAGCCTGAAATATGTGCCAGACACCAG CTTGCTGGTAACAAGCGGCCCACCCGACAGCTCCCTCCAGGTCTGGCAGGTGTCAGCAGAGGACTCTG ATGTTATTAAATCTGTGAACACCATAGCAACAGAACATGGCACTGGGCAATCCTGGGCTAAAATTGCCACCATTTCAGCCAGAGCCCCATGGGTCCTTCATGGCTCAAGACTTGACAGAGTCCAAATTACAGAGGTCGAATCAAGGAAAAATGTCTACACAGCAGGTATTCAAG CTTCCCGAGGCAGcgaggagctcagcagcctggccttcCTGGACTGCAGCACGCTGCTTCTGTGCTGTGCCACGGGCCGGCTGTGCCTGGCCGACACGCGGCAGCCGCAGGGTGTCACGGAGGCCGTGCCGGTGCCCTCGGCGCCGTGCGCTGAGCGGTGGTGCATGGCCACCAGGCATGGAGCGCAGGGCCtggagcccagctcccagcccgtGGCTCGCCTCTCGAGCGGGGGGCTCCTCACCCTGACAGACCTCAGGAAAACCTCTGAGGTCCTGGCTTCGGCCAAGGCCAGAGTCCCCTCTCCTGGATCAGGTGCGGAGTTCCTGTGTGTCTCCTGGGCTCCGGCTCTGGAAGGCTACCTTGCCATTTCAG GTTTTGATGGCACCGTGCATGTATAtgacacacagagctgggacagttctggcagggaagcagagcccatCTTCGTTCACAAAGGCCACACATTTGGTGGAGCAGGTGGCAGCAGGGACCCTCCCCTGGTCACTGTGCACACATGGCATCTGCAGAAACCCAGAACTTTGTTGTCAGCAGCGAGTGATGGTTCCTTGCACGTCTGGGACTGGGTTCAGCCCTGTGGGAAGTGTGGGTAG
- the ARRB1 gene encoding beta-arrestin-1 isoform X1 — protein MGDKGTRVFKKASPNGKLTVYLGKRDFVDHIDVVDPVDGVVLVDPEYLKERKVFVTLTCAFRYGREDLDVLGLTFRKDLFVANSQAFPPVPEDKKPLTRLQERLIKKLGEHAYPFTFEIPPNLPCSVTLQPGPEDTGKACGVDYEVKAFCAENLEEKIHKRNSVRLVIRKVQYAPERPGPQPMAETTRQFLMSDKPLHLEASLDKEIYYHGEPISVNVHVTNNTNKTVKKIKISVRQYADICLFNTAQYKCPVAVEDADDMVAPSSTFCKVYTLTPFLANNREKRGLALDGKLKHEDTNLASSTLLRDGANKEILGIIVSYKVKVKLVVSRGGLLGDLASSDVAVELPFTLMHPKPREEPVHRDIPENEAPIDTNLIELDTNDDDIVFEDFARQRLKGMKDDKEDEEERTNSPQLNDR, from the exons ATGGGAGACAAAGGCACCCG GGTGTTTAAGAAAGCCAGTCCTAACGGGAAG CTCACTGTCTACCTTGGGAAGAGGGATTTTGTGGACCACATCGACGTGGTGGACCCCGTGG ATGGAGTAGTGCTGGTGGATCCTGAATACCTGAAGGAGAGAAAAG TCTTTGTGACGCTGACCTGCGCTTTCCGCTATGGCCGTGAGGACCTGGACGTTCTGGGGCTGACCTTCCGCAAGGACCTGTTTGTGGCCAACTCCCAGGCCTTCCCCCCGGTCCCCGAGGACAAAAAGCCCCTGACACGGCTGCAGGAGCGGCTCATCAAGAAGCTGGGCGAGCATGCCTACCCCTTCACCTTCGAG ATTCCCCCCAACTTGCCTTGCTCCGTCACACTGCAGCCAGGCCCAGAGGACACAGGGAAG GCCTGTGGAGTGGACTACGAGGTTAAAGCTTTCTGTGCTGAGAACCTGGAGGAGAAGATCCACAAGAG GAACTCGGTGCGCCTGGTGATCCGTAAGGTCCAGTATGCACCAGAGAGACCCGGcccccagcccatggcagagaCCACCCGGCAGTTCCTCATGTCAGACAAGCCACTGCACCTTGAGGCATCCCTGGACAAGGAG ATATACTACCACGGGGAGCCCATCAGTGTCAACGTGCATGTCACCAACAACACCAACAAGACCGTGAAGAAAATCAAGATCTCAG TGCGCCAGTATGCTGACATCTGCCTCTTCAACACGGCCCAGTACAAGTGCCCAGTGGCTGTGGAGGATGCTGA TGATATGGTGGCCCCGAGCTCGACGTTCTGCAAAGTCTACACCCTGACTCCCTTCCTTGCCAACAACCGGGAGAAGCGGGGGCTGGCGCTGGATGGGAAGCTCAAGCACGAGGACACCAACCTGGCCTCCAGCACACT ATTAAGAGATGGAGCCAACAAGGAGATCCTGGGCATCATTGTCTCCTACAAGGTGAAGGTGAAGCTGGTGGTGTCACGAGGAGG CCTGCTGGGAGACCTCGCCTCCAG CGACGTTGCAGTGGAGCTGCCCTTCACGCTGATGCATCCCAAACCCAGGGAGGAACCAGTACACCGGGACA TTCCAGAGAATGAAGCACCCATAGATACAAATCTGATAGAGCTTGATACAAA CGATGATGACATTGTGTTTGAAGACTTCGCCCGCCAGCGACTGAAAGGCATGAAGGATGacaaggaggatgaggaggagcggACAAATTCCCCACAGCTCAACGACAGATAA
- the WDR73 gene encoding WD repeat-containing protein 73 isoform X2: MEAADEWLLQSLRLYRDLHTFELQAPTRLIEWARGDRVCVAGYGQSDGNEILQLIPPPTLLTKETQGLCPERDFKVECGGFSERPVYSLKYVPDTSLLVTSGPPDSSLQVWQVSAEDSDVIKSVNTIATEHGTGQSWAKIATISARAPWVLHGSRLDRVQITEVESRKNVYTAASRGSEELSSLAFLDCSTLLLCCATGRLCLADTRQPQGVTEAVPVPSAPCAERWCMATRHGAQGLEPSSQPVARLSSGGLLTLTDLRKTSEVLASAKARVPSPGSGAEFLCVSWAPALEGYLAISGFDGTVHVYDTQSWDSSGREAEPIFVHKGHTFGGAGGSRDPPLVTVHTWHLQKPRTLLSAASDGSLHVWDWVQPCGKCG; this comes from the exons ATGGAGGCGGCGGACGAGTGGCTGCTGCAGTCGCTGCGGCT GTACCGCGACCTGCACACCTTCGAGCTCCAGGCGCCCACCCGCCTCATCGAATGGGCCCGCGGGGACC GTGTCTGTGTGGCCGGGTATGGACAGTCTGATGGGAACGAGATCCTGCAGCTGATCCCACCGCCAACGCTGCTGACAAAGGAGACCCAG GGCCTGTGTCCAGAGAGAGATTTCAAGGTAGAATGTGGTGGATTTTCAGAGCGCCCAGTGTACAGCCTGAAATATGTGCCAGACACCAG CTTGCTGGTAACAAGCGGCCCACCCGACAGCTCCCTCCAGGTCTGGCAGGTGTCAGCAGAGGACTCTG ATGTTATTAAATCTGTGAACACCATAGCAACAGAACATGGCACTGGGCAATCCTGGGCTAAAATTGCCACCATTTCAGCCAGAGCCCCATGGGTCCTTCATGGCTCAAGACTTGACAGAGTCCAAATTACAGAGGTCGAATCAAGGAAAAATGTCTACACAGCAG CTTCCCGAGGCAGcgaggagctcagcagcctggccttcCTGGACTGCAGCACGCTGCTTCTGTGCTGTGCCACGGGCCGGCTGTGCCTGGCCGACACGCGGCAGCCGCAGGGTGTCACGGAGGCCGTGCCGGTGCCCTCGGCGCCGTGCGCTGAGCGGTGGTGCATGGCCACCAGGCATGGAGCGCAGGGCCtggagcccagctcccagcccgtGGCTCGCCTCTCGAGCGGGGGGCTCCTCACCCTGACAGACCTCAGGAAAACCTCTGAGGTCCTGGCTTCGGCCAAGGCCAGAGTCCCCTCTCCTGGATCAGGTGCGGAGTTCCTGTGTGTCTCCTGGGCTCCGGCTCTGGAAGGCTACCTTGCCATTTCAG GTTTTGATGGCACCGTGCATGTATAtgacacacagagctgggacagttctggcagggaagcagagcccatCTTCGTTCACAAAGGCCACACATTTGGTGGAGCAGGTGGCAGCAGGGACCCTCCCCTGGTCACTGTGCACACATGGCATCTGCAGAAACCCAGAACTTTGTTGTCAGCAGCGAGTGATGGTTCCTTGCACGTCTGGGACTGGGTTCAGCCCTGTGGGAAGTGTGGGTAG